In a single window of the Leptospira sanjuanensis genome:
- a CDS encoding lysylphosphatidylglycerol synthase transmembrane domain-containing protein, whose amino-acid sequence MKRILLGVIVSVVALGFLFSKLDLGEFARIQERWEPFYLIPFCISSIWGLILFSWRWHLLMGKQIRFRYALLSSFIGVGANMFLPARGGDIFRLYFCKKESDLQYPTLVTALFIEKVLDFSFIFSAGICALMFLGIKDEGSDTFFIISSLVIVGIFVGLIAVRFLNETIIDILAWIAGLAGKKDWFLHKLAHYIRDLGNFLVLKRFIVPAILTALTWLIGYALSYGILLKLVGIPMSYPGIVFIMFAGAVGVMVPSAPSGAGVFHASVTSSFVLMGRKASEGLFYATTVHLTQFVLQSVFAVILYLYWIVDRRKRGLGKAEFSLKESEVIEEESEE is encoded by the coding sequence TTGAAACGAATTTTATTGGGAGTGATCGTCAGCGTCGTCGCTCTCGGATTTTTATTTTCCAAACTGGATCTAGGCGAGTTCGCAAGAATTCAGGAACGCTGGGAACCGTTTTATCTGATTCCCTTTTGTATCTCTTCGATTTGGGGTTTGATCCTTTTTTCCTGGAGATGGCATCTTCTGATGGGAAAACAAATCCGTTTCCGTTACGCTCTTCTTTCCTCGTTTATCGGAGTCGGCGCGAACATGTTTCTGCCGGCGCGGGGCGGAGATATCTTCCGTTTATATTTTTGCAAAAAAGAATCCGATCTTCAATATCCGACGCTCGTCACCGCTCTCTTCATCGAAAAGGTTCTGGATTTTTCGTTTATCTTCTCCGCGGGAATCTGCGCGCTCATGTTTCTGGGAATCAAAGACGAAGGCAGCGATACGTTCTTTATCATTTCTTCCCTCGTCATCGTGGGAATTTTTGTCGGACTTATCGCGGTTCGTTTTTTAAACGAGACGATCATCGACATTCTGGCTTGGATCGCGGGCCTTGCGGGTAAGAAAGATTGGTTTCTCCATAAACTCGCGCATTACATCCGAGACCTCGGAAACTTTTTAGTTTTAAAACGTTTTATCGTTCCCGCAATTTTAACGGCGCTTACCTGGTTGATCGGATACGCGCTCAGTTACGGAATTCTTCTTAAACTTGTGGGAATTCCAATGAGTTATCCGGGAATCGTATTCATCATGTTCGCCGGTGCGGTCGGTGTGATGGTTCCGTCCGCGCCTTCCGGCGCGGGAGTATTCCACGCTTCGGTCACCTCCTCCTTCGTTTTGATGGGAAGAAAAGCTTCGGAAGGTTTGTTCTACGCGACAACCGTCCACCTTACGCAATTCGTTCTACAGAGCGTGTTCGCCGTGATTCTTTATTTGTATTGGATCGTGGACAGAAGGAAACGCGGACTCGGAAAAGCGGAATTTTCCCTTAAGGAATCCGAAGTCATCGAAGAAGAAAGCGAGGAATAA
- a CDS encoding DUF1564 domain-containing protein: MGYLLLDADREIRSTLQKDRMETVTLLIPEETWLRFSEDEARRLPKKIPQMLRTYAKYLAAQKRLGKNAGRTLYQPSPGKSKMKRVNVRLSPGSWTLFGTLAQAHGVSRCFLFNYLLWLDFAGVGGSVFDTLNAGVPTFHTNYSYILHLDLAYNQVIRKLNCEPDSLFYTLDYRDWYPD, from the coding sequence ATGGGATATTTATTGCTGGATGCGGATCGGGAGATTCGCTCAACCCTTCAAAAAGATCGAATGGAAACCGTGACGTTGTTGATTCCGGAAGAAACGTGGCTTCGTTTTTCCGAAGATGAAGCTCGAAGACTTCCGAAGAAAATTCCGCAGATGTTACGGACGTATGCGAAATATCTCGCTGCTCAAAAACGTTTGGGGAAGAATGCAGGACGAACCTTGTATCAACCGAGTCCGGGAAAATCCAAAATGAAACGAGTGAATGTTCGTTTGAGTCCCGGAAGCTGGACCTTGTTCGGAACGTTAGCGCAAGCTCACGGAGTATCGCGTTGTTTTCTTTTCAATTATTTGTTGTGGTTAGATTTTGCCGGGGTTGGCGGATCCGTCTTTGATACTTTGAATGCGGGAGTTCCCACATTTCACACGAACTACAGTTACATCCTGCACCTCGATTTAGCCTACAACCAAGTAATCCGAAAGCTCAACTGCGAGCCCGACTCCCTATTCTACACATTAGATTACAGAGATTGGTATCCCGACTAA
- a CDS encoding response regulator, whose protein sequence is MTLEKEPNVILCVDDEPIILLSLVQELKNKLGHEFIFETAQDSDEGLEVIDDLISKGTKVVLILSDWLMPGVNGDDFLIQVHRKYPHIRSILVTGHLEEGVSERVKEEAGTFTIISKPWNSDELVKAVQFCCKQN, encoded by the coding sequence TTGACTTTAGAAAAAGAACCCAACGTGATTCTCTGCGTGGACGACGAACCGATCATTCTTCTTTCCTTAGTGCAGGAACTGAAAAACAAACTCGGACACGAATTCATCTTTGAAACGGCACAAGACTCGGACGAAGGTCTGGAAGTGATAGACGATCTGATTTCGAAAGGAACGAAGGTGGTTTTGATTCTTTCCGATTGGCTGATGCCGGGAGTCAACGGAGACGACTTTCTGATTCAGGTTCATCGAAAGTATCCGCATATCCGTTCGATTTTAGTGACCGGTCATCTCGAAGAAGGCGTTTCGGAACGGGTAAAGGAAGAAGCGGGAACTTTCACGATCATTTCCAAACCGTGGAACTCGGACGAGCTAGTCAAAGCGGTTCAATTCTGCTGCAAACAAAACTAA
- a CDS encoding ATP-binding protein, with translation MNETKLSFPWSAVRFFKIETRIILPFVLGCILLIVLLGVLLFYYQKKNTETVSIRNVKSIADQMLALRVYYSDNIVSKALREHTEVTYKYKAVAKSIPLPATFVKEFGAHLTDRFEGIRVELFSDYPFPNRSKPNGLDEFQREALYRLKRNPGNPIYVFREIDGQPYIRYALADRMQASCVQCHNTHPESPKKDWKVGDVRGVLEVSIPVSQTESGADMILFSTIAILIGLGTIFVVNQTRSKQNEAIILELNSNLEKKVETRTAELAKSNEDLTQAVDELEKLMRNLKDTQNQLLLSEKLAALGQLAAGITHELNTPLGAISSSSRSILEVVQNELKNIPSLLSNLDEEDTKKFSAILEEALKHVSESAILSNRGIRQELTRRLEAAGISNSYRIANLAADLGLHDMGDDLISLIQTSKALEILTAVSSFITIVRVSNVISIATSKASRVVNALKNYLRPSKEEKEGGPESVDLHTEIENILVLYHNKIRYGVEIVKDYRTSKKCLGDADKLNQVWINLLNNGLQAMNYKGKIEISIHEEDSWIVVSWTDSGAGIPQEIQGKIFDPFFTTKKQGEGMGLGLDICKKIIDNLGGRIEFESSPGRTKFSVWLKSA, from the coding sequence ATGAACGAAACAAAACTTTCCTTTCCCTGGTCCGCGGTGCGCTTTTTTAAAATAGAAACGCGGATCATTCTTCCTTTCGTTCTAGGTTGTATTCTGTTGATCGTCCTGTTAGGCGTTCTTCTTTTTTATTATCAAAAAAAGAATACGGAAACCGTTTCGATCCGAAACGTGAAATCGATCGCGGATCAAATGCTCGCGCTTCGCGTATATTATTCGGACAACATCGTCAGCAAGGCTTTGCGCGAACATACCGAAGTCACCTATAAATACAAAGCCGTCGCAAAAAGTATTCCTCTTCCCGCGACCTTCGTCAAAGAATTCGGCGCACATCTCACCGATCGGTTCGAAGGAATCCGAGTCGAGTTATTCAGCGATTACCCGTTTCCGAATCGGTCAAAACCGAACGGCTTGGACGAATTTCAAAGGGAAGCTTTATACCGTTTAAAACGAAATCCCGGAAATCCGATCTACGTTTTTAGGGAAATCGACGGACAACCTTACATTCGTTATGCGCTCGCGGACCGTATGCAGGCTTCCTGCGTTCAATGTCACAATACTCATCCGGAATCTCCTAAAAAAGATTGGAAAGTCGGAGACGTTCGAGGTGTTCTAGAAGTCAGCATCCCGGTCAGTCAGACCGAAAGCGGCGCGGATATGATTCTCTTTTCCACGATCGCGATCCTGATCGGACTCGGAACGATCTTCGTCGTCAATCAAACGAGAAGCAAACAAAACGAAGCGATCATTCTCGAACTCAACTCGAATCTTGAAAAGAAAGTCGAAACGAGAACGGCGGAACTCGCCAAGTCCAACGAAGACCTCACGCAGGCCGTGGACGAACTCGAAAAATTAATGCGAAATCTGAAGGACACACAAAACCAGCTTTTGCTTTCGGAAAAACTCGCGGCGCTCGGTCAATTAGCCGCCGGAATTACGCACGAACTCAACACGCCTCTCGGCGCGATCTCTTCGTCGTCCCGATCCATACTCGAAGTGGTTCAAAACGAACTGAAAAATATACCGAGCCTTCTTTCCAATTTGGACGAGGAAGACACAAAGAAGTTCAGCGCCATCCTGGAAGAGGCTTTGAAACACGTTTCCGAATCCGCGATTCTTTCCAATCGGGGAATTCGTCAGGAATTAACCCGTCGTTTGGAAGCCGCCGGAATTTCCAATTCGTATAGGATCGCAAATCTCGCGGCGGATCTGGGTCTTCACGATATGGGCGACGATCTGATTTCTCTCATCCAAACTTCGAAAGCGCTCGAGATCTTAACGGCGGTCTCTTCGTTTATCACGATCGTACGAGTGAGCAACGTCATCTCGATTGCGACGAGCAAAGCTTCCCGAGTCGTAAACGCCCTAAAGAATTACCTGCGTCCTTCCAAGGAGGAAAAGGAAGGCGGGCCGGAAAGCGTGGACCTTCACACCGAGATCGAAAATATTCTAGTACTATATCATAATAAAATAAGATACGGAGTCGAAATCGTTAAGGACTACCGGACTTCCAAAAAATGTCTGGGGGACGCGGACAAACTGAACCAGGTTTGGATCAACCTTTTGAACAACGGTCTTCAAGCCATGAACTACAAAGGAAAGATTGAAATCTCGATCCACGAAGAGGATTCCTGGATCGTGGTCTCCTGGACCGATTCCGGCGCGGGAATCCCTCAAGAGATTCAAGGTAAGATTTTCGATCCTTTCTTTACGACCAAAAAACAGGGAGAAGGAATGGGGCTGGGGCTTGACATCTGCAAAAAAATAATCGATAATCTCGGTGGAAGGATCGAATTCGAAAGTTCGCCGGGCCGCACAAAATTCAGCGTATGGCTCAAGAGCGCCTAA
- a CDS encoding LA_2478/LA_2722/LA_4182 family protein: MNRIKKSLFVSIAALIFAANCGKGSGGNLAAEMQALATKSKEITCAKTVECAQEQFSKMPESQKKFIPPMLQSKEACLTSMEESAAAQRAKTGAKEEDEWKNATPEKIQAAKDCLAVIEKTSCAEMMSPNNPIQKSESCQFLAKK; this comes from the coding sequence ATGAACCGTATAAAAAAGAGTTTGTTCGTTTCGATCGCGGCGTTGATTTTCGCAGCGAATTGCGGAAAAGGGTCCGGCGGGAATCTTGCGGCCGAAATGCAGGCGCTTGCTACTAAATCCAAGGAAATCACCTGCGCGAAAACCGTGGAATGCGCTCAGGAACAATTCAGTAAGATGCCCGAGTCTCAGAAGAAGTTTATTCCTCCCATGCTTCAAAGTAAAGAAGCCTGTCTGACTTCGATGGAAGAAAGCGCGGCGGCTCAAAGAGCGAAGACCGGAGCGAAAGAGGAAGACGAGTGGAAGAACGCGACTCCCGAAAAGATCCAAGCAGCTAAGGATTGTTTGGCGGTGATCGAAAAGACGAGCTGTGCGGAGATGATGTCTCCGAACAATCCGATCCAAAAATCGGAATCTTGTCAGTTTTTAGCTAAGAAGTAA
- a CDS encoding ROK family protein: protein MKSYLGIDIGAGSIKASLVDTQGTVLKSTSRATGAETDEKQFLDSLCNIVSEMKDDSLTAVGIGSPGPIDSDSGILIESANLPLLKNVALVDHLKKNFQIPVYYNNDANLAALGEYRFGLGKNSTNLVILTLGTGLGGGWVYQGKLFGGYKGSGMEAGHVTYFPNGSLCGCGQRGCTEAYFSASGFLHRYKEQTGQTLGSAEEFFDKSRKGEATAVALLNEGIDALAQLCRTLIHTINPEKIVFTGGLVKSWDLFGNPLRQRIQEIIFPIFRTYTQILPGGNVSGALGAAALCMENHE, encoded by the coding sequence ATGAAATCCTATCTCGGAATCGACATCGGAGCCGGAAGCATCAAGGCAAGTCTCGTCGATACGCAAGGAACGGTTTTAAAAAGCACGTCGCGCGCAACCGGTGCGGAAACGGACGAAAAACAATTCCTCGATTCTCTCTGCAATATCGTTTCCGAAATGAAAGACGATTCCCTTACGGCGGTAGGCATCGGAAGTCCGGGACCCATCGATTCCGATAGCGGAATTCTCATCGAATCAGCCAATCTTCCCCTTCTCAAAAACGTGGCTCTCGTAGATCATCTCAAGAAGAACTTTCAAATTCCGGTATATTATAATAATGACGCAAATCTTGCCGCCCTCGGCGAATATCGTTTCGGATTGGGTAAGAATTCCACGAATCTCGTCATTCTTACCTTAGGAACGGGACTCGGCGGAGGTTGGGTGTATCAGGGAAAATTGTTCGGCGGCTACAAAGGAAGCGGAATGGAAGCGGGTCACGTCACTTATTTCCCGAACGGCTCCTTGTGCGGCTGCGGACAAAGAGGCTGCACCGAAGCGTATTTCAGCGCGAGCGGATTCTTACATCGATACAAGGAGCAAACCGGACAGACGCTCGGTTCCGCGGAGGAATTCTTCGACAAAAGCCGCAAGGGAGAAGCGACCGCCGTGGCATTGTTAAACGAAGGAATCGACGCCCTCGCCCAACTGTGCAGAACACTGATTCATACGATCAATCCCGAAAAGATCGTATTCACCGGAGGGCTCGTAAAATCCTGGGATCTTTTCGGGAATCCTCTTCGACAAAGAATCCAGGAAATCATCTTTCCGATCTTTCGAACATACACACAAATCCTGCCCGGAGGAAACGTATCCGGAGCCTTAGGCGCCGCCGCGCTTTGTATGGAGAATCACGAATGA
- a CDS encoding histidine triad nucleotide-binding protein, translating to MNDPDCIFCKIVRKEIPAKIAFEDEEILAFHDITPQAPVHIVFIPKKHVTSLAHVENEDASLLGNILLRMRDTAKELGIAENGYRIVNNTGKNGGQTVFHIHFHLLAERRMIWPPG from the coding sequence ATGAACGACCCCGATTGTATCTTCTGCAAAATCGTCCGTAAGGAAATTCCCGCAAAAATCGCGTTTGAAGACGAGGAAATATTAGCATTTCATGATATAACTCCGCAGGCGCCCGTACATATCGTTTTTATCCCGAAAAAACACGTAACGTCTCTCGCACACGTCGAAAACGAAGACGCATCCTTGCTCGGAAACATTCTTCTTAGAATGCGCGACACCGCAAAGGAACTGGGAATCGCAGAAAACGGTTACAGAATCGTAAACAACACGGGGAAAAACGGAGGACAGACGGTCTTTCACATTCATTTTCATCTTTTGGCGGAACGACGGATGATCTGGCCTCCGGGTTGA
- a CDS encoding adenylate/guanylate cyclase domain-containing protein yields the protein MWNETLFEQKKKALEGFGVLSKKSISRFMENLRTQDEWQLHRINPIRFAKDNGFETGEALDLFLHAGKIGLLDFAYNMICPACGGVTSSHTSLDQIEEKSFHCYICNLDVPTTLDDQVEVSFSVNSSLRKQNLNPLTDAQTYLKYHISSNFHKSKELLDFISSNTRELVVIEPGATRTILLDATNVPAYQFSSVENNSAVFLYFDEKETTPDRIVDLSLLPTGFTPIELHLSPGEYEVKISNRTIAKAGFLVIRPNSKRILEIIDKHPTVIEPFLTAKMLLNNQTFRELFRVQQLSNKLNLNVKSLTILFTDLRGSTEMYDKAGDILAYRLVQEHFRLLSETVKKHNGAIVKTMGDAIMATFSSPIEGLFASLEMMSRIDRMNEEFKEHGHEIGLKVGLNEGPALAVVNDERLDYFGQSVNIAARVQALASAGEIWVTEPILSSPGIREELIQRGYEAERHEASLKGVGQKATVHKLFKTEDQREFANAI from the coding sequence ATGTGGAACGAAACTCTTTTCGAACAAAAGAAAAAAGCCTTGGAAGGGTTCGGGGTCTTATCAAAAAAATCGATTTCCCGATTTATGGAGAATTTAAGGACACAAGACGAATGGCAGCTGCACCGGATCAATCCGATCCGTTTCGCAAAGGACAATGGATTTGAAACCGGAGAAGCGTTGGATCTTTTTCTTCACGCGGGAAAGATCGGCCTTCTGGATTTCGCATACAACATGATTTGTCCTGCCTGCGGAGGAGTGACTTCTTCCCATACTTCTTTGGATCAGATCGAGGAAAAAAGTTTTCACTGTTATATTTGCAATCTCGACGTGCCGACCACTCTGGACGATCAGGTGGAAGTCAGTTTTTCGGTGAATTCTTCCCTGAGAAAACAGAATCTCAATCCGTTGACGGACGCACAGACTTATCTCAAATATCATATTTCGAGCAACTTTCATAAGTCGAAGGAACTTCTGGATTTTATTTCTTCAAACACGCGCGAACTTGTAGTGATCGAACCCGGAGCGACCCGCACGATTCTACTCGACGCGACGAACGTTCCCGCGTATCAATTCAGTTCGGTGGAGAATAATTCGGCGGTATTTTTGTATTTCGACGAGAAGGAAACGACTCCGGATCGAATCGTGGATCTGAGTCTGCTGCCGACCGGATTCACTCCGATCGAACTTCATCTTTCTCCCGGGGAATACGAAGTTAAGATTTCCAATCGTACGATCGCGAAGGCCGGATTCTTGGTCATTCGACCGAACTCCAAAAGAATATTAGAAATCATTGATAAACATCCCACGGTGATCGAACCGTTTTTGACGGCGAAGATGCTTTTGAACAACCAGACCTTCCGCGAATTGTTCCGCGTTCAACAGCTCAGCAACAAACTGAATCTGAACGTAAAAAGTCTTACGATCCTTTTTACGGATCTGAGAGGATCGACCGAGATGTACGACAAGGCCGGGGACATTCTCGCGTATCGATTGGTGCAGGAACATTTCCGTCTACTTTCCGAAACCGTGAAAAAACACAACGGGGCGATCGTAAAAACGATGGGAGACGCGATCATGGCGACCTTTTCCAGTCCGATCGAAGGATTGTTCGCGTCGCTGGAAATGATGTCGCGCATCGATCGCATGAACGAAGAATTCAAGGAACACGGACATGAGATCGGTTTAAAAGTCGGTTTAAACGAAGGACCGGCGCTTGCGGTCGTCAACGACGAACGACTGGATTACTTCGGACAAAGCGTGAACATCGCGGCTCGCGTGCAGGCGCTTGCGTCCGCCGGAGAAATCTGGGTGACGGAGCCGATTCTTTCCAGCCCCGGAATCCGCGAAGAATTGATTCAAAGAGGATACGAAGCCGAAAGACACGAAGCCTCTCTTAAGGGAGTGGGGCAAAAAGCAACCGTGCATAAACTTTTTAAAACCGAAGACCAAAGGGAGTTTGCGAACGCGATTTAG
- a CDS encoding tetratricopeptide repeat protein: MIFVILVAIGIILIVAFGSFLIQTKKDAYEKALALAAMGNYVDARVIIRDILDSSPSNVRAHYVIAKIYAMEGDTTNEARHLEKIKKIGTYEKGINEVAVSNRIADIYYQQDLFEEALFHYLDTVTIDPENVEANIRIGFMALGQKEFAIADRFLGKISNDKIKNASIFIGKGVIAAVLRKGNPVEFFAKAYELDPASPVGGFLYALSLARDGKYEEAVKVANSVADLIEDDYVRYTIFQFLMCCFILQRNLGEGLKHARLCMEMARNSGWKQEMIDSDVYFSLLAVKLGKLEEASEYLIEAESERIDDRRILELANYKFQLETKRTDPAKAQSGFSLDEEIGRIFGELFPVERFYELSGLKSSKSFHIKGILDDQGNKLLADVSKIGVGVLDHYRQLKGVEFKNLCVRIVMALNYTVSREVPNKEGDGLNLTGLNKTDKETRSLFKFRKWKDAKISDIFLRDTIGQIKELGVDKAFIIGDAEFTEGAKRFLTDNSSLLNVIYGKDLEELLKKALRLEAKGA, encoded by the coding sequence ATGATCTTCGTCATTCTTGTAGCAATTGGAATCATTCTGATCGTTGCGTTTGGATCCTTTCTGATCCAGACCAAGAAAGACGCTTACGAAAAGGCCCTAGCCCTCGCCGCCATGGGGAATTACGTGGATGCGCGAGTTATCATTCGGGACATTTTGGACAGTTCTCCCTCGAATGTACGAGCCCACTATGTGATCGCGAAAATCTACGCGATGGAAGGGGATACGACCAACGAGGCTCGGCATCTCGAGAAAATCAAAAAGATCGGAACCTACGAAAAGGGGATCAACGAGGTCGCGGTTTCCAACCGGATTGCGGATATTTATTACCAACAGGATTTATTCGAAGAAGCTCTCTTTCACTATTTGGATACCGTAACGATCGATCCGGAAAACGTGGAAGCGAATATTCGAATCGGATTTATGGCCTTGGGGCAAAAGGAATTTGCGATTGCCGATCGATTCTTAGGAAAGATTTCCAACGATAAGATTAAGAACGCTTCCATCTTTATCGGAAAGGGTGTGATTGCCGCGGTGTTGCGGAAAGGAAATCCGGTTGAATTCTTCGCGAAGGCGTATGAGTTGGACCCGGCTTCTCCCGTGGGCGGATTTTTATATGCGTTGAGTTTAGCGAGGGACGGGAAATATGAAGAAGCGGTTAAGGTCGCCAACTCGGTCGCGGATCTTATCGAAGACGATTATGTGCGTTATACGATCTTTCAGTTTTTGATGTGTTGTTTTATTCTCCAGAGAAATTTGGGAGAAGGTTTGAAACACGCGAGGCTTTGTATGGAGATGGCGCGGAACAGCGGTTGGAAACAGGAGATGATCGACTCGGACGTTTACTTTTCCCTGTTGGCCGTGAAACTCGGTAAGCTGGAAGAAGCCAGCGAATATCTCATCGAAGCCGAGTCCGAACGAATCGACGACAGAAGAATTTTGGAACTTGCGAACTATAAATTCCAGTTGGAGACGAAACGAACGGACCCCGCTAAGGCGCAGAGCGGATTCTCCTTGGACGAAGAGATCGGGAGAATTTTCGGAGAACTCTTTCCGGTCGAACGTTTTTACGAACTTTCGGGACTCAAGTCTTCCAAGTCCTTTCATATCAAAGGGATCTTGGACGACCAAGGCAACAAACTTCTTGCCGACGTTTCTAAGATCGGCGTCGGTGTGCTGGATCATTATAGACAATTGAAAGGCGTCGAGTTCAAGAATCTTTGCGTACGGATCGTGATGGCTCTGAATTATACGGTGAGCCGCGAGGTTCCGAATAAAGAAGGGGACGGTCTGAATCTTACCGGTTTAAATAAGACGGATAAGGAGACTCGTTCTTTGTTTAAGTTTCGCAAATGGAAGGACGCGAAGATCTCCGATATTTTTCTGCGGGATACGATCGGGCAGATCAAAGAGTTGGGCGTGGATAAAGCCTTTATCATCGGTGATGCGGAGTTCACCGAAGGTGCAAAACGTTTTCTTACGGATAATTCTTCGTTATTGAACGTGATTTACGGTAAGGACTTGGAAGAGCTTTTGAAGAAGGCTCTTCGTTTGGAAGCAAAGGGCGCTTAA
- a CDS encoding ABC transporter permease: protein MGKLTYFRFAYSIVKRDITISILHIGFSVLFCFFLIFGIFLLRMDKVPSNPSSIELFRNYPQLVLLLSAAALTFMAITRTLLRTSDAGIMMAVGGNRIGTVRLLVAELWILHGLGFLLSVIATVFFPPWVSEGSSLLDYLKAFLILIALISGIGAAIALILTFLDPYRSIRRGK from the coding sequence ATGGGAAAACTTACCTACTTCAGATTTGCGTATTCTATTGTAAAACGCGATATTACAATCAGTATTCTTCATATAGGATTTTCCGTTTTATTTTGTTTTTTTCTGATCTTCGGGATCTTTCTGCTTCGGATGGATAAGGTTCCCTCTAACCCTTCTAGTATCGAACTCTTCCGGAATTATCCACAGTTGGTTTTATTGCTGAGCGCGGCCGCTTTGACATTTATGGCGATTACCCGAACCCTTCTACGCACTTCCGACGCGGGGATTATGATGGCGGTCGGGGGAAATCGGATCGGAACCGTACGGCTTTTGGTGGCGGAACTCTGGATTCTTCACGGACTCGGATTTCTCCTAAGCGTAATCGCTACGGTGTTTTTTCCACCCTGGGTTTCCGAAGGTTCGAGCCTCCTCGATTACCTGAAAGCGTTTCTGATTCTGATTGCCTTGATCTCGGGAATCGGAGCGGCGATCGCCTTGATTCTCACCTTTTTAGATCCATACCGGTCGATTCGGAGGGGCAAATGA
- a CDS encoding ABC transporter ATP-binding protein: MILRINDLSREYGKSKAVNGVSFDMNQSDYVAIVGPSGSGKTTLLSMITGMLSSSSGEVYFDTTKVSEMGKGSLANFRARNIGLIFQFSELLPHLDVEENILLPALLVGKFSQKEYLEKCEYLISSLHLESIRKSYPSKLSGGQIQMTAIARSLINEPELLLADEPSGDLDPENSELVRNLLYDFNSRGLTILLVTHDMNLAFDAKTIYEMREGAFTRVVK, from the coding sequence ATGATTCTTCGCATCAACGATCTTTCGCGAGAATACGGAAAATCGAAGGCCGTCAACGGAGTTTCCTTCGACATGAACCAATCCGACTATGTCGCAATCGTAGGCCCGTCCGGTTCCGGAAAAACCACTCTGCTTTCCATGATCACCGGAATGTTGTCCAGTTCCAGCGGAGAAGTCTACTTTGACACGACCAAGGTCAGCGAAATGGGAAAGGGCTCGCTCGCCAATTTCCGCGCGAGAAACATAGGACTCATCTTTCAGTTTTCGGAATTGCTTCCTCACCTAGACGTAGAGGAGAACATTCTTCTTCCCGCGCTTCTCGTGGGAAAGTTCAGCCAAAAGGAATATTTGGAAAAATGCGAATATCTGATCTCCAGTCTTCATCTCGAATCGATCCGCAAAAGTTATCCGAGTAAACTTTCGGGCGGACAAATCCAAATGACCGCGATCGCACGGTCGCTTATCAACGAACCGGAACTTCTTCTTGCGGACGAACCTTCGGGAGATTTGGACCCGGAGAACAGCGAACTCGTGCGCAATCTTCTCTACGATTTCAATTCCAGAGGACTTACGATTCTATTAGTGACTCATGATATGAATCTCGCATTCGACGCAAAAACGATCTACGAAATGAGAGAGGGAGCGTTTACCCGGGTGGTAAAATGA